Proteins from a single region of Sulfurimonas hongkongensis:
- the leuB gene encoding 3-isopropylmalate dehydrogenase, with the protein MKKYKIALIKGDGIGPEIVDEAVKVLDAVASCSDFSFSYEEALMGGCAYDIAGDPLPKETINIALNSDAVLFGAIGGEKWDTLPREMRPESGLLRFRKELGVYANLRPAVVYDELINASSLKASVVKGVDLMVVRELIGGIYFGEPKGRTADKGWNTMVYTRDEIVRIAHQAFKIAMQRSKRVCSVDKANVLDVSQLWRDTVIEVAKEYPEVELSHMYVDNAAMQLIRDPRQFDVMLTGNIFGDILSDEASMLSGSIGLLPSASVGAKIGVYEPIHGSAPDIAGQGIANPIATIASASMMLRYGLDEIAAAKKIDDAIKKALSEGYRTQDLAQFDAKEVCSTSEMGSIIANYIVR; encoded by the coding sequence ATGAAAAAGTATAAAATAGCACTTATAAAAGGTGATGGGATAGGTCCTGAGATAGTAGATGAAGCTGTTAAAGTCTTAGACGCAGTTGCTTCTTGTAGTGATTTTAGTTTTAGCTATGAAGAGGCTCTGATGGGCGGTTGTGCTTATGATATTGCAGGAGATCCTCTACCAAAAGAGACTATAAATATCGCACTTAATTCAGACGCAGTCCTTTTTGGTGCTATCGGCGGAGAGAAATGGGACACGCTTCCTCGCGAAATGAGACCAGAGAGCGGACTCTTAAGGTTTAGAAAAGAGTTAGGTGTTTATGCAAACCTACGTCCAGCTGTTGTTTATGATGAGCTTATAAATGCCTCATCCCTTAAAGCATCAGTTGTAAAGGGAGTTGACCTTATGGTTGTTCGTGAACTAATTGGTGGAATCTACTTTGGAGAGCCAAAGGGTAGAACAGCAGACAAGGGTTGGAACACTATGGTTTATACTCGTGATGAGATTGTACGCATCGCCCATCAAGCTTTTAAAATTGCAATGCAGAGATCTAAAAGAGTTTGCTCAGTTGATAAAGCAAATGTTTTAGATGTTTCTCAACTTTGGAGAGATACAGTCATAGAAGTCGCAAAAGAGTACCCAGAAGTAGAACTTAGTCATATGTATGTAGATAACGCTGCAATGCAACTCATACGAGATCCAAGACAGTTTGATGTAATGTTAACTGGAAATATATTTGGAGATATACTGAGTGATGAAGCAAGTATGCTCTCAGGCTCTATCGGGCTCCTGCCATCGGCATCAGTTGGAGCAAAGATAGGCGTTTATGAGCCTATCCATGGCTCAGCACCAGATATAGCAGGTCAAGGTATTGCAAACCCGATAGCTACTATTGCATCTGCGTCTATGATGTTAAGATATGGACTTGATGAGATTGCAGCAGCAAAAAAGATAGATGATGCTATTAAAAAAGCACTAAGTGAGGGTTATAGAACTCAAGACTTAGCTCAGTTTGATGCTAAAGAAGTCTGCTCTACTAGCGAAATGGGTTCTATCATCGCTAACTATATAGTTAGATAA
- the purU gene encoding formyltetrahydrofolate deformylase: MSQYRVLIDANDEMGLVHKISSVFFSHNLNMLSNSEFVDKENNKFFMRSVVDGEIDFKSLEADLIKTLPSDANIKLIDPKKKNIIIMATKELHALGDILIRYEAGELDANILAVISNYDELESLVSRFKIPYITVSHEGCQRLEHEQKIMKYIDSFSDVDYIVLAKYMRILTPRFVEAYEDKIINIHHSFLPAFIGANPYKQAYNRGVKIIGATAHFVNNNLDEGPIIAQEVIHVDHAYNWRDMQSSGRDVEKVVLSRALKLALEDRIFVYANKTVIF; encoded by the coding sequence GTGAGTCAATATAGAGTTTTGATAGATGCAAATGATGAGATGGGACTAGTTCATAAAATATCTAGTGTTTTTTTTAGCCACAACCTAAATATGCTCTCAAACAGTGAGTTTGTGGATAAAGAAAATAATAAATTTTTTATGAGAAGTGTAGTTGATGGAGAGATAGATTTTAAAAGCTTAGAAGCTGATCTCATAAAAACGTTACCAAGTGATGCAAATATAAAACTAATAGACCCTAAAAAGAAAAACATTATCATTATGGCAACAAAAGAGCTTCACGCATTAGGAGATATCCTTATAAGGTATGAAGCGGGAGAGCTAGATGCAAATATATTAGCAGTTATCTCAAACTACGATGAGCTTGAATCTTTAGTAAGTAGATTTAAAATTCCATATATCACAGTTTCACATGAGGGTTGCCAGAGGCTTGAACATGAACAAAAGATTATGAAGTACATCGATAGTTTTAGTGATGTTGATTATATAGTTTTAGCAAAATATATGCGCATCTTAACTCCTAGATTTGTTGAGGCTTATGAGGATAAAATCATCAATATTCACCACTCATTTTTACCAGCTTTTATAGGTGCAAATCCTTACAAACAAGCCTACAACAGAGGTGTTAAAATCATCGGTGCAACTGCACACTTTGTAAATAATAACCTTGATGAGGGCCCAATCATAGCTCAAGAAGTTATCCATGTGGACCATGCTTATAACTGGAGAGATATGCAAAGTTCAGGAAGAGATGTTGAAAAAGTAGTCCTCTCCCGTGCTCTAAAATTAGCACTTGAAGATAGAATCTTTGTGTATGCTAACAAAACTGTCATCTTTTAA
- a CDS encoding tRNA (cytidine(34)-2'-O)-methyltransferase, translating into MVKFNLVLVNPQIPNNTGAIGRLCVNAGASLHIIKPIAFEIDEKAVRRAGLDYWSKLDLHVWENIDEFFLNNKITNNAHFATTKTDRPYFEAEFKEGDFIFFGSETAGIDEKILNRFKSQTITIPMTNDGRSLNLAISTGIVLYDAIRQNYTSFKEV; encoded by the coding sequence ATGGTAAAATTTAATTTAGTTTTGGTAAATCCACAAATCCCTAACAATACAGGTGCAATAGGGCGACTTTGCGTAAATGCAGGTGCATCTTTGCATATTATAAAACCCATAGCTTTTGAAATAGATGAAAAAGCAGTAAGACGGGCTGGACTTGACTATTGGAGTAAGCTTGATCTGCATGTTTGGGAAAATATTGATGAATTTTTTCTTAATAACAAGATAACAAACAATGCTCACTTTGCTACAACAAAAACAGATAGACCATACTTTGAGGCCGAGTTTAAAGAGGGTGATTTTATCTTTTTTGGAAGTGAAACCGCTGGAATAGATGAAAAAATCCTAAACAGATTTAAAAGTCAAACCATAACTATACCCATGACAAATGATGGAAGAAGTTTAAACCTAGCAATAAGTACAGGCATAGTTTTATACGATGCCATCAGACAAAACTACACTAGCTTTAAGGAAGTATAA
- a CDS encoding DUF3149 domain-containing protein, producing MHPIIDTIMVILFVIFMIFIFGGYHKNKSAQREAEFKRKEENKKSEIKETKN from the coding sequence ATGCACCCAATCATAGATACTATTATGGTTATTCTTTTTGTTATTTTTATGATATTTATCTTTGGAGGCTATCATAAAAATAAATCTGCTCAAAGAGAAGCCGAATTTAAAAGAAAAGAAGAGAACAAAAAAAGTGAGATAAAAGAGACTAAAAATTAA
- a CDS encoding TolC family protein, translated as MQKIVVLIFFIFSLSSFANEVIVKSEDITQSYKNIKIDTNEDKQITSLEKKDLKEMQKVDLIDVVLQTLLASHKVKSKREKMIQAKEDIDIAYANYYPSVDASYSITKTQLKPGDRKSDESLSGSKYYGDEIYALRLSQNIYAGGETYNDIQRLKTLYQLSKVEFKKLLEAEVQKAITSYVDVLFSKESLEASDKNIKELEKIFNIVKTKYDAGALSVGELSSIEASVSNAKSQYSRTNSTYINALEYFEFIVGEVFHEAYLHEKIIKVELKDFDSLLESSLVNNSDLQALEYQVISNKYSLKKLKSAFRPKVDFMAGVEKITDKEDFEHNEDKYYAKFVLNYNLYNGGRDEKQYLKAFSKIKEKIFDKKAEVRRIKWSLEKFHTSLTSLQDNMSNAQKEVDATTNMVESYWESFRNGEQDLYVLLEAQRQLNTAELNLIRNQQDSMKDYFEILRLSGELLDYFHIDIENESFLDLAKTTYRAEHKETLLKEEKEYVILDDSLEIVDKNTSTKPVEVVMLEEKEPDSVSKKPMLDGILSFHENFLLEDPQNYTIVISKFDNSIEALKVIDELSIADSAFIYQFYNDKKIQTNIAYGIFTTKPDADIALDKIKLKNNKKIKVELIKRVQKSFKEFAKLMFVDAKELERYKELLAKKELEFQTDTSFREKFLAAPEDSFTINITTLSSMDTAGKIIEDAGIAEESFAFYFGKDKKWVKLMMGVYPTYEDASFALESLGSLKTEYMPVIEKISSKQRLYRKFNE; from the coding sequence GTGCAAAAAATAGTAGTTTTAATATTTTTCATATTTTCTTTAAGCTCTTTTGCAAATGAAGTTATAGTTAAAAGTGAAGATATTACACAAAGCTATAAAAATATCAAAATAGACACAAATGAAGATAAGCAGATAACTTCTCTTGAAAAAAAAGACTTAAAAGAGATGCAAAAAGTTGATCTCATTGATGTTGTGCTTCAAACACTCTTAGCAAGTCATAAGGTAAAATCTAAAAGAGAAAAGATGATACAGGCTAAAGAAGATATTGATATCGCTTATGCAAACTACTATCCATCTGTTGATGCTTCATACTCTATAACTAAGACTCAACTCAAGCCAGGTGATAGAAAATCAGATGAATCTCTAAGTGGTTCTAAATATTATGGTGATGAGATTTACGCTTTAAGACTATCTCAAAACATCTATGCAGGCGGAGAAACATACAATGATATACAAAGACTCAAAACTCTCTATCAGCTCTCTAAAGTAGAGTTTAAAAAACTCTTAGAAGCAGAAGTTCAAAAAGCCATTACTTCTTATGTTGATGTTTTGTTCTCAAAAGAGTCTCTTGAAGCAAGTGATAAAAACATAAAAGAGCTTGAGAAAATATTTAATATAGTAAAAACAAAATATGATGCTGGAGCCTTATCGGTAGGTGAACTTAGCAGTATTGAAGCAAGTGTCTCAAATGCCAAATCTCAATACTCAAGAACAAACTCAACATACATAAATGCACTAGAATATTTTGAGTTTATTGTTGGCGAGGTATTTCATGAGGCATATCTACACGAGAAGATTATAAAGGTTGAGCTTAAAGATTTTGATAGTTTGCTAGAGAGTTCTTTAGTAAACAACTCTGATTTACAAGCACTAGAGTACCAAGTAATAAGCAACAAGTATAGTCTCAAAAAACTAAAATCTGCTTTTAGACCAAAAGTTGACTTTATGGCAGGTGTTGAAAAAATAACAGATAAGGAAGATTTTGAGCATAATGAAGATAAATATTATGCAAAATTTGTCTTAAATTATAACCTTTACAACGGTGGGAGAGATGAGAAACAATATCTTAAAGCCTTCTCTAAGATCAAAGAGAAGATATTTGATAAAAAGGCAGAGGTTAGAAGAATAAAATGGAGCTTAGAGAAGTTTCACACATCTCTTACATCTCTTCAAGACAATATGAGCAATGCTCAAAAAGAAGTAGATGCAACAACAAATATGGTTGAATCTTACTGGGAGAGTTTTAGAAATGGTGAGCAAGATTTATATGTTCTTCTTGAGGCTCAAAGACAGTTAAATACAGCTGAGTTAAATCTTATACGAAACCAGCAAGACAGTATGAAAGACTACTTTGAGATACTTCGTCTCTCAGGTGAACTACTTGATTATTTTCATATAGATATAGAAAATGAAAGCTTTCTTGATTTAGCAAAAACAACTTATAGAGCAGAGCATAAAGAGACTTTACTAAAAGAAGAAAAAGAGTATGTAATCTTAGATGACAGCTTAGAGATAGTAGACAAAAATACAAGCACTAAACCTGTTGAAGTAGTTATGTTAGAAGAAAAAGAACCAGACTCTGTAAGTAAAAAACCTATGCTTGATGGTATCTTGTCTTTTCATGAAAACTTTTTACTTGAAGACCCACAAAACTACACTATAGTTATATCTAAGTTTGACAACTCTATAGAAGCTCTTAAGGTGATAGATGAGCTAAGTATTGCAGATAGTGCTTTTATATATCAGTTTTATAATGATAAAAAGATTCAAACAAATATCGCTTATGGCATCTTTACAACCAAGCCAGATGCCGATATCGCGTTAGATAAAATAAAACTAAAAAATAACAAAAAAATAAAAGTAGAGCTTATTAAAAGAGTTCAAAAAAGCTTTAAAGAGTTTGCAAAACTTATGTTTGTAGATGCTAAAGAGTTAGAGAGGTACAAAGAGTTGCTAGCTAAAAAAGAGTTAGAGTTTCAAACTGATACTAGCTTTAGAGAGAAATTTCTAGCAGCCCCAGAAGACAGCTTTACTATCAATATAACCACACTCTCTTCTATGGATACCGCGGGAAAAATCATAGAAGATGCAGGCATTGCAGAGGAGAGCTTTGCATTTTATTTTGGTAAAGATAAAAAGTGGGTAAAACTTATGATGGGAGTCTATCCTACTTATGAAGACGCAAGCTTTGCACTAGAGTCACTTGGGAGTTTAAAAACAGAGTATATGCCAGTTATAGAGAAGATCTCTTCAAAACAGAGACTCTATAGGAAGTTTAACGAATAA
- a CDS encoding 3-isopropylmalate dehydratase small subunit — MQKANIEGKVWTFGGDIDTDLIIAARYLSTSVPEELAKHVMEDADPDFVKNMSVGDVIVAGENFGCGSSREHAPIALKAAGVAAVIAPTFARIFYRNSFNMGLPIFELKESDQISQGDSISVDMNNGTITNKTTNKTYNFTPIPEFMQELIDAGGLMNYAQNEIKGK; from the coding sequence ATGCAAAAAGCAAATATTGAAGGAAAAGTTTGGACTTTTGGAGGAGATATTGACACCGATTTAATAATCGCTGCACGTTATCTTAGTACATCAGTTCCAGAGGAGTTAGCAAAGCATGTTATGGAAGATGCAGATCCTGATTTTGTAAAAAATATGAGCGTAGGCGATGTTATAGTAGCAGGTGAAAATTTTGGTTGTGGAAGTTCACGTGAACACGCACCAATAGCACTAAAAGCAGCAGGTGTAGCAGCAGTTATAGCTCCAACTTTTGCAAGAATTTTTTATAGAAACTCTTTTAATATGGGGCTTCCTATATTTGAACTCAAAGAGAGTGACCAGATTTCACAAGGAGACAGCATAAGCGTGGATATGAACAACGGAACTATCACTAATAAAACTACAAATAAAACATATAACTTTACTCCTATACCTGAGTTTATGCAAGAGCTTATAGACGCTGGTGGTCTGATGAATTATGCTCAAAACGAAATAAAAGGTAAGTAA
- a CDS encoding CiaD-like domain-containing protein, with protein sequence MELKDVILSTLAEMEDNETTKKVLNSSIEVKKVQSKDELKKQTLSSSPIIKEKKESEQEIQKTFKEIENSDDSVSMESEESFLNSLRERMLVLFEGFQAPNNTGIDAKVDMTLNFLEYVLANIDLRKEEIKKGKQR encoded by the coding sequence ATGGAATTAAAAGATGTAATACTATCAACTTTAGCAGAGATGGAAGATAATGAGACTACAAAAAAAGTTCTCAATAGCTCCATAGAGGTTAAAAAGGTTCAAAGTAAAGATGAGCTAAAGAAACAAACACTCTCATCATCTCCAATAATAAAAGAGAAAAAAGAGTCAGAGCAAGAGATTCAGAAAACTTTTAAAGAAATAGAAAACAGTGATGACTCTGTTTCTATGGAGAGTGAAGAGTCTTTTTTAAACTCTCTTAGAGAGCGAATGTTAGTTCTTTTTGAGGGATTTCAAGCACCAAATAACACGGGCATTGATGCAAAAGTAGATATGACTCTGAACTTTTTAGAGTATGTATTAGCAAACATAGACCTAAGAAAAGAAGAGATTAAAAAAGGAAAACAAAGGTGA
- a CDS encoding tetratricopeptide repeat protein encodes MQTLTLANIYELQGLKEDALEIYKNILQKDPTNSEAKIAMKRLQGQRKKFSDLNTQMRDFFVKMEADVEFKEFERWLLKSWN; translated from the coding sequence ATGCAGACTCTCACACTAGCCAATATCTATGAACTCCAAGGCTTAAAAGAGGATGCTTTGGAGATTTATAAAAATATCTTGCAAAAAGATCCAACAAATAGCGAGGCTAAAATCGCTATGAAAAGGCTTCAAGGCCAGAGAAAAAAGTTTTCAGATCTAAATACACAAATGAGAGATTTTTTTGTAAAGATGGAGGCTGATGTTGAGTTTAAAGAGTTTGAAAGGTGGTTACTAAAGTCATGGAATTAA
- a CDS encoding HlyD family type I secretion periplasmic adaptor subunit: MSYRYLEERSWNYRFFVLPIIVFITVFLVWSYYAEIDESVKGVGKVIPSGQTRLLQHLEGGIITDILVAEGDVVKKGQVLFRIKNQYFISEQKENIIQLTAYQAKLKRITALLQDEKELTFDKDIYESIPHIIENEIAIFESQKRRDDSELSILKEQLNQKKAQLRELEVRLENLSMEYNLAEQNMKIQDELSKKGAISKEKYLQSLSAKQKLYTQLQETRYTIPVLKTEIKEFVNKINSKKLDIRSKLLQENSEVQIEIKKLQELMQTDIDRNTRIAVTSPTKGIVNKINYNTIGGIVKSGETIAEISPLEDELMIEAKINTADRAYIYPGQDVFIEITAYESSKYGLVKGKLIGISPDSSTDEKGGNFYTIKVRANNYKFDDDSPILIGMTANVNILTGKRTILHYLLKPMKDIKYRALTEH, from the coding sequence ATGAGCTATAGATACCTAGAAGAGAGAAGTTGGAACTATCGTTTTTTTGTGCTTCCTATCATTGTTTTTATAACTGTTTTTTTAGTCTGGTCTTATTATGCTGAGATAGATGAGAGTGTTAAGGGAGTTGGGAAGGTTATCCCATCAGGGCAGACTAGGCTCCTGCAACACTTAGAAGGTGGGATAATCACTGATATTTTAGTTGCTGAGGGAGATGTTGTTAAAAAAGGTCAGGTTTTATTTAGAATTAAAAACCAGTACTTTATATCAGAACAGAAAGAAAACATCATACAACTCACAGCATATCAAGCCAAACTAAAGAGAATAACTGCCCTACTCCAAGATGAAAAAGAGTTGACTTTCGATAAAGATATTTATGAGAGCATCCCTCATATTATAGAGAATGAGATTGCTATATTTGAGTCTCAAAAGAGAAGAGATGACTCAGAATTATCGATTTTAAAAGAGCAACTTAACCAAAAAAAGGCTCAATTAAGAGAGCTTGAAGTAAGACTAGAAAATCTCTCTATGGAGTATAACTTAGCAGAGCAAAATATGAAAATCCAAGATGAACTTAGTAAAAAAGGTGCAATATCCAAAGAGAAGTATCTACAAAGTCTATCCGCAAAACAAAAACTCTACACTCAGCTACAAGAGACAAGATACACTATACCAGTTTTAAAAACAGAAATAAAGGAGTTTGTTAACAAGATAAACTCTAAAAAACTTGACATTAGGTCTAAGCTTCTTCAAGAAAACAGTGAAGTTCAAATTGAGATAAAAAAGCTACAGGAGCTTATGCAAACAGATATTGATAGAAACACAAGGATAGCAGTTACAAGCCCCACTAAAGGAATAGTAAATAAAATAAACTATAACACTATTGGTGGAATTGTAAAATCTGGTGAGACCATAGCTGAGATATCACCTCTAGAAGATGAGTTGATGATAGAGGCTAAGATAAACACAGCGGATAGAGCTTATATCTACCCTGGTCAAGATGTTTTTATAGAGATAACAGCCTATGAGTCCTCAAAATACGGTCTTGTAAAGGGTAAGCTCATAGGTATATCGCCTGATAGTTCAACTGATGAGAAAGGTGGAAACTTTTACACCATAAAAGTAAGAGCAAATAACTATAAGTTTGATGATGACTCTCCCATACTAATAGGAATGACAGCAAATGTAAATATACTCACAGGTAAAAGAACTATCCTCCACTACTTGCTAAAACCTATGAAAGATATAAAATACAGAGCTTTAACTGAGCACTAG
- a CDS encoding LexA family transcriptional regulator, translating into MKNFLDIVEEIKSIISAEVGSKKIFDKDVADVLGVSQMNFATMKKRNKVPFGELMDFCAVRKISINWMLYGQSPESLVEATNKFYMVRYLSEVNASAGGGADIQCEDIEELEIPESFVAILGGESELKNIEALNVTGDSMEPTFSYNDIVFINRAKTDLQRGGIFTIRTEAGLFIKRVQKRIDGKIDIISDNPVYSTQTLNPNEIEVLGRVVSRFGDVD; encoded by the coding sequence ATGAAAAACTTTTTAGATATTGTTGAAGAGATAAAGAGTATCATCTCAGCAGAAGTTGGTTCAAAAAAGATTTTTGATAAAGATGTAGCGGATGTTTTAGGGGTTTCGCAGATGAACTTTGCAACTATGAAAAAGAGAAATAAAGTCCCATTTGGTGAACTTATGGATTTTTGTGCAGTAAGGAAGATATCTATAAACTGGATGCTCTATGGTCAATCACCTGAGAGTTTGGTAGAGGCCACTAACAAGTTTTACATGGTTAGGTATCTAAGCGAGGTTAATGCATCTGCTGGTGGTGGAGCTGATATACAGTGTGAAGATATAGAAGAGTTAGAGATTCCTGAGAGTTTTGTGGCTATTTTAGGTGGAGAGAGCGAGCTTAAAAACATAGAAGCTCTCAATGTTACAGGCGATTCTATGGAGCCAACTTTTAGCTATAATGATATCGTTTTTATAAATAGAGCAAAGACTGATTTGCAAAGGGGTGGAATCTTTACTATTAGAACAGAGGCTGGACTTTTTATAAAAAGAGTTCAAAAACGTATAGATGGTAAGATAGATATAATTTCTGACAATCCAGTCTACTCAACACAAACACTAAACCCTAACGAGATAGAGGTTTTAGGTAGAGTTGTTAGTAGATTTGGGGATGTTGATTAG
- a CDS encoding type I secretion system permease/ATPase, with protein sequence MLTEDTLKKDPLLKCVKHVLDFYFGDVSFKSISAFFIKSDVFDIPHAKEVLKSFKLNVLQREIKADAIQTSFLPCIIFDAKDNPLVYLKKTKDRATILNPTDNKELEISLDGLKLYKKALLIFRDTDHIKQMDSDEKKSWFYEPLRANWRVYVEIAILTLFINIFALAIPLFIMNIYNRVVPNQAYETLFVLASGTLLILIFDIILKYARSHIIENVSKDLGLFWEEELMRKMMLIDTEHDKYMSGSKANLFKELQLVRDFFTNKSMVQIIDFPFFIIAILVIYLLSPIIAIVPFIFAVLIILFNFLMQKPISKLSKNSSENLQLKYSFIYESIQGTQSIKLNNATPTRLHLWRNIVAFADGIGMRIQSLHTLSMNVSQFLLQLVVIIVVILGVFEISEKNLSVGALIAVTMLASRAMVPIVSLSAIVIRVKEMSESIDRIDEFMSKPTEDKESAESGVGNLKGRVEFKNVSFSFDESKHKAIDNVSFMIEAGERVGIIGQTGAGKSTLLNLLMGLYKPTSGSIYLDNHDISTIHPVEIRQNIGIMPQEPFLFNATIKENIELFRPISKERMLEIVNFVGLGDLIKKSGKGDAFQVGERGSNLSVGQRHLVSLARAIASQPAMLILDEPTSGLDIGLEKRLIDKLKSGLGTDKTLIVITHRLAALELVDRILVINEGRVVADGPRDKVLETLRNQPKGTQ encoded by the coding sequence GTGCTAACAGAAGATACTTTAAAAAAAGATCCATTGTTAAAATGCGTTAAGCATGTGCTAGATTTTTATTTTGGAGATGTTAGTTTTAAAAGCATAAGTGCTTTTTTTATAAAAAGTGATGTTTTTGATATACCTCATGCAAAAGAGGTTTTAAAAAGTTTTAAACTAAACGTGCTTCAAAGAGAAATTAAAGCCGATGCTATTCAAACTAGCTTTCTTCCTTGCATAATCTTTGATGCTAAAGACAACCCTTTAGTATATCTCAAAAAAACAAAAGACAGAGCTACTATACTCAACCCTACAGACAACAAAGAGCTTGAAATTAGCCTTGATGGGCTTAAGCTATACAAAAAAGCACTCCTTATATTTAGAGATACAGACCATATAAAGCAGATGGATTCAGATGAAAAGAAATCTTGGTTTTATGAGCCTCTTCGTGCTAACTGGAGAGTATATGTTGAGATAGCGATACTTACACTATTTATAAATATTTTTGCCCTTGCTATTCCTCTTTTTATTATGAATATATACAACAGAGTTGTGCCAAATCAGGCTTATGAGACGCTCTTTGTCTTAGCTAGTGGAACTCTACTCATTCTTATCTTTGACATCATACTTAAGTATGCAAGAAGCCACATTATAGAGAATGTTTCAAAAGATTTAGGACTCTTTTGGGAAGAAGAGTTGATGCGAAAGATGATGCTTATAGATACAGAGCATGACAAATATATGTCAGGAAGTAAAGCAAATCTTTTTAAAGAACTCCAGCTGGTTCGTGATTTTTTTACAAACAAGTCTATGGTTCAAATCATAGACTTTCCATTTTTTATAATAGCTATCTTAGTTATCTATCTTCTCTCGCCTATTATTGCCATTGTGCCTTTTATCTTCGCAGTCCTTATCATACTTTTTAATTTTTTAATGCAAAAACCCATCTCAAAACTGAGTAAAAATAGCTCTGAGAACCTTCAACTAAAATATAGCTTTATCTATGAGTCTATACAAGGAACGCAGAGTATCAAACTAAACAACGCAACTCCCACAAGATTGCATCTTTGGAGAAATATTGTAGCTTTCGCTGATGGCATTGGGATGAGGATACAGTCTCTTCATACACTCTCTATGAATGTCTCTCAGTTTTTGCTACAACTTGTAGTCATTATTGTCGTTATTTTAGGAGTTTTTGAGATATCAGAGAAGAACTTAAGTGTTGGAGCACTTATCGCCGTTACAATGCTTGCTAGTCGCGCAATGGTGCCTATAGTTAGTCTATCTGCCATTGTTATTAGAGTAAAAGAGATGAGTGAGTCTATAGATCGCATAGATGAGTTTATGTCAAAACCAACGGAAGACAAAGAGAGTGCTGAGTCTGGAGTTGGAAATCTCAAAGGAAGAGTTGAGTTTAAAAATGTCTCCTTTTCTTTTGATGAGAGCAAACATAAAGCCATTGACAATGTCTCTTTTATGATAGAAGCTGGCGAGAGAGTTGGCATCATAGGTCAAACTGGTGCTGGAAAAAGCACACTTCTAAATCTTTTGATGGGACTATATAAGCCAACATCTGGTTCTATCTATCTTGATAACCATGATATCTCTACTATTCATCCAGTAGAAATTCGTCAAAATATCGGCATCATGCCTCAAGAGCCATTTTTATTTAATGCTACTATAAAAGAGAATATAGAGCTTTTTCGCCCAATCAGTAAAGAGAGAATGTTAGAGATAGTAAACTTTGTTGGACTTGGTGATTTGATTAAAAAATCTGGCAAAGGTGATGCTTTTCAAGTCGGCGAAAGAGGCTCAAATCTTTCAGTTGGGCAGAGACATTTGGTCTCACTAGCCCGTGCAATAGCCTCACAACCAGCAATGCTAATCTTAGATGAACCTACTTCGGGGCTTGATATTGGACTAGAAAAAAGGCTTATAGATAAACTAAAAAGTGGCTTAGGGACAGACAAGACTCTTATAGTTATCACACATAGATTAGCAGCCTTGGAACTAGTAGATAGGATTTTAGTTATAAATGAGGGAAGAGTTGTAGCTGATGGACCAAGAGACAAAGTTTTAGAGACGCTTAGAAACCAGCCAAAAGGTACACAATGA